ACTGGGTGGATGAACATGTCCTTCATGACCCTGGAGGAGCAGCAAGTTTAGAAAGATTATGACTTTGAATGAAATGTTGACTTTGAATGAAACTGTGAAATATTCACCTGAAGATGTTAAATAGGCATTGGGTAAAAGTATCTAGGGTTTAGGAGAGAGGTCTTGGCTAGACATTTAATATTCATCAGTACTATCTGTTTGTGATCTTATAAGGATTAACTCATATGGATAGAGACAATAtgtatatgctttttatttagcTGTTTGTTGAACATACTGAGAACATACAAACATACAACACTTTTTTTCACAGGTACAACTGAAATGAATTATAACAACTACCACTTATAACACATTATTTGCGACGAATTGTGCTAAGCGTTTGATTATCTAGTGTTTACCATAACTTTTCCAAGTAAgaatatttattctcatttttcatatGAGTACTAGACACAAAATGTAAATTGGTCAAGGCCACCTAGTGGCAGGTTTGGGGACTCCAAGGCTGGTGTTCTTATCCCTTTTCCTGAGTTAGGTTACTGGAGCACTAACAAAGGGTTGCATTAAACACAGGAAGTAGTTGGGAAGACAACTCCGCCCCTATCTCTGGCCCAGAGCCCAGCCAGTGATGACAAACAAGCTCCTGTAGAATTGTGGGTAGATAATAGACATGTAAACAAAAGGATTCCTAAATACCTCCTTgctcatcattttcttcttttgcccaGCGTGCGCGCAACCTTCACGCAGTAGGACCCTGCGGAATCCAGGCTGCTATGGCACTCCCGTTCACCATCAGAATCCAGTTGCTGCTCCTGCGGGCAGTCGGCTTTCTCATCGGCCTCATAGGCCAAGCAGCTCGAGCTTTTGGCGGCCCCAAGTTTAGCTCAGGAACAACGAGGCCTGTGACTGAACCACTACTCCTGCTTTCAGGTGTTCAGCTGGCCAAGCTGATTCGACAGAGGAAGGTGGGAGAGCAACTGCAATGGCGGGCTGATTTAAAAGAGGGTAGAGGGATAGGTCTTTTCATGGACAATTCCACTAAGTTtagtggtggtggttgttgtGGGTAATGAGTTTAGCCTTGGTGGAAATCAGTTTACTTTCTACCCTGTACTAGGGCGACCTTTTTTCACTGGGGAAAAAAGGAGACTTGTGGGAGTTGTAGTATGCTTATACCCAGGAACATTTGCTGTGGGGATCAGTTGGACGGTTTTGGCACCTCTCACAGTCTATCCCGTCTATTTGTCCTCTTTGTGCATAATAATTGTAGGAGACTAAATCAGATGTGGTTTACAAActgattttcagttttagaaactTTGTCTCTGTATCTCTCTGTCTCAGTTGTGGTTTATAAACTGATTCTGAGTCATGGAatttctgtctccctctcactctctctccctgttTCTTTTGGCCCTAGGTCTACCTGTTGCTTCTTgtctaatgcatttttaaattaaaaaaaaattcctgctctAGGATTATAACAGCATGGCTAATCAGAGTACATGTCAAATACTGTGCTGGGTACTTAAATATATTCTGTCTCATTGATGCAACTATCTAGgtaatatccccattttacacatgaagaaacaaAGGTAAAAGGATTTGCACAACTGCAAAAAAATGGTGGAAATTATTAATCCAAAGACTTAAGCATCTCTCTAGAATTTTTTAGTCAGGAGCATCCATTTCTGTATCATATGAATAGCTAGTTCCCTCTAGGGGAACTAATGCTGGACTAtagtattctttatttctctcgtCTTTATCCCTCTGTTCTCTCATTTGCTTTTCCTTATTACTTTATTACTATAATCTAGAATGCTTATTTACACTCCAGGTAACCTTTCAGTGACATTTCCTGTTTTGTTCCTgaatcttttcccatccccttatCCCCCCCATGCATGCTTTTGCTAACATTTGAGGAGACAGTGAGATGTAGTGGAAAAACAGTAGGTTTCAAATTTTTGTCTCCCTTTCTACAGCTGTGTGAACCTGGACAAGGGTTTACATGAAAATTTTGCAGATAATACATGTcaagtgtctggcacagagtagactGTGTAGCATAATGA
Above is a genomic segment from Sus scrofa isolate TJ Tabasco breed Duroc chromosome X, Sscrofa11.1, whole genome shotgun sequence containing:
- the FAAH2 gene encoding fatty-acid amide hydrolase 2 isoform X5 → MALPFTIRIQLLLLRAVGFLIGLIGQAARAFGGPKFSSGTTRPVTEPLLLLSGVQLAKLIRQRKVKCIDVVQAYINRIKDVNPMINGIVKYRVKLAGTADALGEWETALDPERPLCLTTQKRR